Proteins from a genomic interval of Granulicella sp. L56:
- a CDS encoding extracellular solute-binding protein yields MKQVLLRGITWNHSRALPPLIATAQRYEELNPGVRIQWEKRSLHEFGHADLATLAHHFDLLIIDHPMAGDAEAANILTDLLPLLSFEEIKDLRDDSLGPSFSSYLYQGKLYALPIDSAAPAASFRPDLFERNGVKEPILWSDVVALARSGLVRMPAFSADLFLNFLGLCVSRGSAVAASPEHLIDHEIGSLCLEQLDELAALMPEEIYRMNPIAIYEQMSRGDNFAYCPFAYTYSNYSRNGFGAKHVRFSNPVALEKDLPMRTVLGGTGIAISAKCNEQVLALDYSLFVAGRSCQSTLYGMCGGQPARRSAWCDPLLNQITDDFFLRTAASIETAYVRPRYKGYVNLQERAGELIAEHCKHHGNPRRAIEEIDGLYRSSLKESTKYV; encoded by the coding sequence ATGAAGCAAGTACTGCTACGGGGCATCACCTGGAACCATAGTCGCGCGTTACCGCCGCTAATTGCCACGGCACAACGTTATGAAGAACTTAACCCGGGCGTGCGAATTCAATGGGAAAAACGAAGCCTCCATGAATTTGGGCATGCAGATCTTGCTACGCTGGCTCATCATTTCGATCTGCTCATTATTGATCATCCAATGGCAGGTGACGCTGAAGCGGCAAATATACTGACAGATCTGCTCCCCCTGCTCTCGTTCGAAGAGATCAAAGACCTTCGAGATGACTCGCTCGGCCCATCCTTTTCAAGTTACTTATATCAGGGGAAGCTCTATGCGCTACCGATCGACTCTGCTGCGCCTGCCGCAAGCTTCCGTCCAGACTTGTTCGAGCGAAACGGTGTCAAGGAACCAATACTCTGGAGTGACGTGGTCGCCCTCGCACGGTCAGGCCTGGTACGAATGCCAGCTTTCTCGGCAGACCTATTTCTGAACTTCTTGGGGCTCTGCGTTTCACGAGGCAGCGCCGTGGCTGCAAGTCCCGAACACCTTATCGATCACGAAATCGGCTCGCTCTGCCTGGAACAGCTTGATGAACTTGCCGCTCTCATGCCGGAGGAGATTTACCGCATGAATCCAATTGCTATCTATGAGCAAATGTCGCGTGGGGACAACTTTGCCTACTGCCCATTCGCATATACCTACAGCAATTACTCGCGGAATGGTTTCGGAGCGAAGCATGTTCGATTCTCTAACCCGGTAGCTCTGGAAAAAGATCTTCCGATGCGCACAGTGCTTGGCGGTACTGGAATTGCTATCTCGGCAAAATGTAACGAACAAGTTCTTGCTCTGGATTACAGCTTGTTTGTGGCAGGTCGATCTTGTCAGAGCACCCTTTATGGCATGTGTGGCGGTCAACCGGCAAGACGCAGCGCCTGGTGCGATCCCCTACTTAACCAGATCACGGATGATTTCTTCTTGCGCACCGCCGCCAGCATAGAAACCGCCTATGTGCGCCCACGATACAAAGGTTATGTAAACCTGCAGGAGCGTGCCGGAGAACTCATAGCCGAGCACTGCAAACACCATGGAAATCCACGCAGAGCAATCGAAGAAATCGATGGGCTTTATCGCTCCAGCCTGAAAGAGAGTACAAAGTATGTTTAA
- a CDS encoding Gfo/Idh/MocA family protein has product MVQPKIKCGVIGAGWWATFAHIPALQGHPDAELVAIQNDNPQEAQKIGEDFGVAFACTTVSELLAIEDISAIVVSSSPGFHYRDAFAALSLGKNVLIEKPMTLTVAEAKKLVKIADQHGCQFLISCPWHYTAHAVEAQHLIRHGDVGQIRMISILMTNPISDLLRGADTIPTHTNRTPYIHPRAGTYSDPKLAGGGQIYAQVCHAAAYLTFLTGARPSEVFARFHNDGAALDIYDTLALRMDDSSIVTIASTGATSLERKDFEIRVFGTKGMIFLDLWRGKLEFLPLVGEPRTFPDLEEDAVYPHQAPAINLIDSIRNPSRNQSPAALGVAAMEVIEGACRSVKSGNNILVTSLVEKTV; this is encoded by the coding sequence ATGGTGCAACCTAAGATCAAATGCGGAGTCATCGGGGCGGGATGGTGGGCAACGTTCGCCCACATTCCCGCGCTCCAAGGGCATCCTGATGCGGAGTTGGTCGCGATTCAAAACGATAATCCACAGGAGGCGCAAAAGATTGGTGAAGATTTCGGCGTCGCCTTCGCATGTACTACCGTTAGCGAGCTTCTCGCTATCGAAGATATTTCGGCAATCGTAGTCAGCAGCAGTCCCGGCTTTCACTATCGAGATGCCTTCGCAGCTCTGTCACTTGGTAAAAATGTGCTGATCGAAAAACCAATGACGCTCACAGTTGCTGAAGCCAAGAAACTGGTAAAGATCGCAGATCAGCATGGCTGCCAGTTTCTGATCAGTTGCCCATGGCATTACACTGCGCACGCTGTCGAGGCACAGCACTTGATTCGCCATGGAGATGTTGGGCAGATACGAATGATCAGCATCTTGATGACAAATCCGATCAGCGATCTGCTTCGCGGCGCGGATACGATACCTACACATACAAATAGGACACCCTATATCCATCCGCGCGCAGGGACCTATAGTGATCCAAAGCTGGCTGGCGGAGGACAAATCTACGCGCAGGTGTGCCATGCAGCAGCTTACCTAACTTTTCTGACTGGTGCGCGACCCAGCGAAGTTTTTGCGCGTTTTCACAATGATGGTGCAGCGCTAGACATTTACGATACGCTTGCTCTGCGTATGGACGACAGTTCAATCGTCACTATTGCCAGCACAGGTGCTACAAGTCTTGAACGGAAGGATTTTGAGATACGCGTCTTTGGAACCAAGGGAATGATATTTCTTGATTTGTGGCGCGGAAAATTGGAGTTTTTGCCATTAGTCGGAGAACCCCGCACCTTTCCTGACCTCGAAGAAGACGCAGTCTATCCTCACCAGGCTCCCGCAATCAATCTGATTGACTCCATCCGGAATCCAAGCCGTAATCAATCGCCGGCAGCTTTAGGGGTAGCCGCGATGGAAGTGATCGAAGGTGCGTGCCGGTCGGTAAAAAGCGGCAACAATATTCTCGTGACATCACTCGTGGAGAAAACTGTATGA
- a CDS encoding glycosyl hydrolase, producing MIRREFIRLASLAAGALPFTSLEDCGASSSGLSEFSTESSRAHPQLANTSETSLYDLFQQPATQYRPMVRWWWNGDRVVGKEILRELDVLQAAGIGGVEINPIRFPDEADPMNARALTWMSDEWLDVLDVALQGTKERGMTCDMIVGSGWPYGGEFLSRKDQTQMVALGTKTLTGPAHIKLAREGLLEAVSPHFVSPYKDSLKELFGLTLVPSQLNTTAASQRMDDHLNDEFIEFDLPTGDHVLYFLVKLTGFMAVINGAPGASGPVLNHYSEGAVTRYLDRLSSKLSARIGSLGGHFRAFFTDSIELEGANWCDDMFIQFRNRRGYDLSPWLPFILFKVGEMGNPVSEKYGADFSPAFKAQTDLVRYDFEITRHELFQERFVATFASWCTRNGVKSRMQAYGMDLDAITAGMMIDIPECETWIRSEKIEAFGTGDYRQGRSYTMINKFVSSAAHLSGKQLISCEEMTNTDDPFHASLERIKVAGDQSMLSGVTQSVLHGFNYSPPDAPFPGWVRYGTYFSERNTWWPYFKLWVDYKARLSALFQHSVMQADIAILPPLADLASQYGFQRDPFPKTVEPPYLYKLWEVIHQNGSGCDYLTEEIISQSTVSQGRLQFHDRSYKAIFLPDVESIHPVTAKLLKTFVESGGTLLCIGKVPYRACGFIDNAPESRTVHEVIQSLRNNYPLRTPILAMNEEDMVNWYREVQKKYALVPDVLINKPTDYISQLHYISGDQDIFFFSNYGPQQTHTFQADFRLKDKTPWLWDAETGERASYPIFGSKNVLNITLGPSESRLIVFEKSATSGKPNSVSASKILPAPTDNPLSERIIGGPWNLKLIHVNGTTQSRVLQTLIDLSQQDDLKSFAGAMIYSNHFQVDHPDRHFVLDLGHLHSVSQLVINGRLIGTRWYGEHTYDLSGALIPGVNEVTIKVVSTLGDYMKTLTGNKSARVWTENTPFYPMGLTQPVRLVRLE from the coding sequence GTGATTCGCAGAGAGTTTATTCGTTTGGCTTCGCTAGCAGCAGGTGCGCTGCCATTCACCAGCCTAGAAGATTGCGGCGCAAGTAGCTCTGGTCTATCTGAATTTAGTACCGAAAGTTCAAGAGCCCATCCTCAGCTTGCCAATACCTCCGAGACAAGTTTGTACGATCTTTTTCAGCAGCCGGCAACTCAATATCGTCCAATGGTCCGATGGTGGTGGAATGGGGATCGAGTTGTTGGAAAGGAGATTCTCCGAGAGCTAGACGTATTGCAGGCCGCTGGAATCGGTGGAGTTGAGATCAATCCGATTCGGTTTCCAGATGAAGCGGACCCAATGAATGCCCGCGCGCTCACATGGATGAGCGATGAATGGCTCGATGTGCTGGACGTGGCCCTCCAAGGCACCAAGGAACGAGGTATGACCTGCGACATGATTGTAGGTTCGGGCTGGCCGTACGGAGGCGAGTTCCTTTCCCGGAAAGACCAAACGCAGATGGTAGCGCTAGGCACAAAGACTTTAACTGGCCCCGCGCATATTAAGCTTGCTCGCGAAGGGCTACTGGAAGCTGTGAGCCCGCATTTCGTCTCGCCTTACAAGGACAGCCTAAAGGAACTCTTTGGACTTACGTTAGTTCCATCTCAGCTAAACACGACCGCCGCAAGCCAACGTATGGATGATCACCTAAACGATGAATTCATCGAGTTTGATCTTCCTACCGGTGATCATGTTCTGTATTTTCTTGTAAAACTCACGGGGTTTATGGCAGTCATCAATGGCGCGCCGGGCGCTTCGGGACCAGTCTTGAACCACTACAGCGAGGGGGCTGTAACACGCTACCTCGATCGCCTTTCGAGCAAGCTATCGGCCAGAATTGGATCATTAGGCGGACACTTCCGAGCATTTTTCACCGATAGTATCGAGCTTGAAGGAGCGAACTGGTGCGATGACATGTTCATTCAGTTTCGCAATCGAAGAGGATACGACCTCTCCCCATGGCTCCCATTTATTCTCTTCAAAGTGGGAGAGATGGGAAATCCTGTCAGTGAAAAATACGGAGCAGACTTTTCTCCTGCATTCAAGGCCCAGACTGATCTTGTTCGGTACGACTTCGAAATCACCCGGCATGAGCTATTCCAAGAAAGGTTCGTTGCAACCTTCGCAAGTTGGTGCACAAGAAACGGAGTCAAGTCGAGAATGCAGGCGTATGGTATGGACCTCGATGCCATCACCGCCGGCATGATGATCGATATTCCAGAATGTGAAACATGGATACGGTCGGAGAAGATCGAGGCTTTCGGTACTGGCGATTATCGTCAGGGCCGCAGCTACACCATGATCAACAAATTTGTCTCCTCCGCCGCTCATCTATCCGGCAAGCAACTCATCAGTTGTGAGGAGATGACAAATACCGACGACCCCTTCCATGCCTCACTCGAGAGAATCAAGGTTGCCGGAGATCAAAGTATGTTGTCCGGAGTTACCCAGTCGGTCTTGCATGGCTTCAACTATAGCCCGCCGGATGCCCCATTTCCAGGTTGGGTTCGATATGGAACCTACTTCAGCGAACGAAATACGTGGTGGCCTTACTTCAAGCTATGGGTAGACTACAAGGCTCGTCTTTCGGCCCTCTTTCAGCACTCGGTAATGCAGGCTGATATCGCAATCCTGCCTCCGTTGGCGGACCTCGCGTCACAATACGGCTTTCAGCGTGATCCTTTTCCCAAGACGGTCGAGCCACCATATCTCTATAAGCTATGGGAGGTCATTCATCAGAATGGAAGTGGGTGCGACTATCTCACCGAAGAGATAATCAGCCAATCGACTGTCAGCCAGGGCAGGTTGCAGTTTCACGATAGATCCTACAAGGCGATCTTTCTGCCAGATGTCGAGTCGATCCATCCTGTTACAGCCAAGCTGCTGAAAACATTTGTAGAATCCGGCGGAACGCTCTTGTGCATCGGGAAAGTCCCGTATCGTGCCTGCGGGTTCATCGATAACGCACCGGAGAGTCGAACTGTCCATGAAGTGATTCAGTCCCTCCGAAACAACTATCCACTTCGTACTCCTATTCTGGCCATGAACGAAGAAGATATGGTGAATTGGTATCGTGAGGTGCAGAAAAAGTACGCGCTCGTGCCTGATGTGCTAATAAATAAGCCTACTGACTATATCAGTCAGTTACATTACATCAGTGGAGATCAAGACATCTTCTTCTTCAGTAATTACGGCCCACAACAAACTCACACTTTTCAAGCGGACTTTCGCCTCAAAGATAAGACGCCCTGGCTATGGGACGCCGAGACAGGAGAGCGCGCATCTTATCCAATATTTGGCTCAAAGAATGTGTTAAACATCACGCTTGGCCCATCCGAATCGAGGCTAATTGTCTTCGAGAAATCCGCAACCAGTGGTAAGCCGAATTCAGTCAGCGCATCGAAGATCCTGCCTGCTCCGACAGACAACCCTCTCTCGGAACGCATAATAGGGGGACCCTGGAATCTGAAGCTCATTCATGTGAATGGAACAACTCAGTCTCGCGTTCTGCAGACTCTTATCGACCTCAGTCAGCAGGACGATCTGAAGTCCTTTGCAGGCGCGATGATCTATAGCAATCATTTTCAAGTTGATCACCCCGATCGGCACTTCGTCCTCGACCTTGGACATCTCCACAGTGTTTCGCAACTGGTGATAAACGGTCGCCTCATCGGTACACGTTGGTATGGCGAACACACGTATGACCTATCAGGTGCATTGATACCTGGCGTAAATGAAGTGACCATCAAAGTCGTATCGACCCTTGGCGATTACATGAAGACATTGACCGGCAATAAGTCTGCCCGGGTATGGACAGAAAATACGCCGTTCTATCCCATGGGCTTGACCCAACCTGTGCGCCTGGTCAGACTTGAATAA
- a CDS encoding substrate-binding domain-containing protein codes for MATNDAVNLACWDSIMCAAKQDHARYKLETVARACTILHQFAEAQQSLSLSEVVERTGFERTIAFRLLRTLEEGGLLRRPEGRRYLSNVNIVTQKRFRIGYASQNSDSFSKAVTQGIRRAATRHQIDLIEVENLYSAKAALRNAQRLADQKVDLAIEFQVYERIGTQLSAIYEKAAIPVIAVEIPQPGAVFFGIDNYNVGQLAGKALVKAAQQHWQGQIDELLMLDLEVAGSLPHLRISGAESTVRKSLAGSYQILHLDSRGEMERSFELVRRHMQFSPKRKTLICGVNDLAVLGALRAFSEVGRSDCCLALGVGAFPEARHELRSPQTRMIGSIATFPERYGDNLIQIALDILHRKPVPPAIYAPIQLVTPQNIDKYYPGTLFADADKKLQS; via the coding sequence TTGGCCACCAACGATGCCGTAAATTTAGCCTGCTGGGATTCGATAATGTGCGCTGCGAAGCAGGATCACGCCCGATACAAATTAGAGACTGTGGCACGAGCCTGCACGATCCTGCATCAATTCGCTGAGGCTCAACAGTCACTGAGCCTCAGCGAAGTTGTAGAGAGGACCGGATTTGAGCGCACAATTGCTTTTCGGCTTCTGCGGACTTTAGAAGAAGGCGGCTTGCTGCGTCGACCTGAAGGACGACGGTATCTTTCCAATGTCAACATCGTCACCCAAAAGCGCTTCCGCATCGGATACGCCTCACAAAACAGCGATTCCTTTTCCAAGGCTGTGACCCAGGGGATTCGGCGGGCAGCAACTCGCCATCAAATTGATCTGATCGAGGTGGAGAACCTTTATAGCGCCAAGGCAGCATTGCGTAATGCGCAAAGATTGGCTGATCAAAAAGTCGATCTCGCTATCGAGTTCCAGGTATACGAACGCATTGGCACTCAATTGTCAGCCATCTACGAAAAGGCGGCGATACCTGTAATCGCAGTCGAGATTCCACAACCGGGAGCCGTATTTTTTGGAATAGATAACTATAACGTCGGTCAACTCGCAGGTAAGGCCTTGGTCAAGGCAGCCCAGCAGCATTGGCAAGGCCAAATCGATGAATTACTGATGCTCGATCTTGAGGTTGCCGGCTCCCTTCCGCACCTGCGTATCTCTGGCGCAGAGTCTACAGTTCGCAAATCATTAGCAGGGAGCTATCAAATCCTTCATCTCGATTCGCGTGGCGAAATGGAACGGTCCTTTGAACTGGTCCGTCGCCATATGCAGTTTTCTCCGAAGCGCAAGACGCTTATTTGCGGGGTCAACGATCTTGCGGTTCTAGGTGCTCTCCGTGCCTTCTCAGAAGTAGGTCGAAGCGATTGCTGCCTCGCCCTGGGCGTGGGCGCATTCCCGGAAGCGCGCCATGAATTGCGTTCTCCGCAAACAAGAATGATCGGCTCGATTGCTACGTTTCCAGAACGATATGGAGATAACCTCATTCAGATCGCTTTGGACATTCTTCATCGCAAGCCTGTGCCACCTGCGATTTATGCTCCTATTCAACTGGTTACTCCACAAAACATCGACAAGTATTATCCCGGAACTTTATTCGCCGATGCCGATAAGAAGCTACAGTCATAA
- a CDS encoding SDR family NAD(P)-dependent oxidoreductase, whose translation MNQIDLNSRHAVVTGGAQGIGLSVATRLLKSGASVSIWDRDRTLLDTAVEQLKGIGQVSKEIVDVSEVTSVEQATQSTIDKHKRIDILVANAGIAGPNYKTWEYPIDEWQRVINVNLLSVYYCCRAIVPHMLRQNYGRIVNVASIAGKEGNPSASAYSASKAGVIALTKSLGKETAANNIAVNCITPAAARTRIFEQISKEHVDYMLSKIPRGRFLEVDEVSAMVAWLVSEENSFTTAAVFDLSGGRATY comes from the coding sequence ATGAATCAAATTGATTTGAATAGCCGTCATGCGGTAGTAACAGGAGGAGCTCAAGGAATCGGCCTCTCCGTGGCTACTCGCCTTCTAAAGTCCGGTGCATCAGTCTCTATTTGGGACCGTGATCGCACACTTCTCGATACTGCGGTAGAACAACTGAAAGGAATTGGCCAGGTTTCCAAGGAGATCGTCGACGTCTCGGAGGTGACCTCCGTGGAGCAGGCGACTCAGTCGACGATCGATAAGCACAAACGTATCGACATACTTGTGGCGAATGCCGGTATTGCAGGGCCGAATTATAAAACCTGGGAGTACCCAATCGACGAATGGCAACGCGTCATCAACGTGAATCTACTGAGCGTCTATTATTGCTGTCGTGCCATCGTGCCGCACATGCTACGACAGAACTATGGGCGAATCGTTAATGTTGCTTCAATTGCGGGTAAAGAAGGCAACCCTAGCGCTTCCGCATACAGCGCCTCAAAAGCTGGTGTCATCGCCTTGACGAAGTCGCTTGGCAAAGAGACGGCAGCTAACAACATTGCAGTCAATTGCATCACACCAGCCGCAGCCCGTACACGCATCTTCGAGCAGATATCGAAAGAGCATGTGGACTATATGCTGAGCAAAATCCCGCGTGGACGTTTTCTCGAAGTCGATGAAGTCAGCGCCATGGTTGCCTGGTTAGTCTCCGAAGAGAACTCCTTCACTACAGCAGCAGTGTTTGATCTAAGTGGCGGAAGAGCGACGTACTGA
- a CDS encoding enolase C-terminal domain-like protein → MKITQIKLYRIKSGNTGEKGARFGESQYWGGGWQTGSHIANPMSIYPKYAKVRTSWMGPGQDPYAIEIFTDEGVTGCAVNYGGGYFACSVIEQHFSKFLIGQDPFNIELLWDQMYRSTMPYGLGGVTSMAMSGVDLALWDLMGKALGQPVYRLLGGETKESIPCYVTTHPDLVSHWKGSGFLGVKIAAPWGAADGRPGLLKMQKCLEDCRTTLGNEMELMVDCYLSWDIEFASRLAERSRECDVKWYEDPLQNGWAEHMNAELRTRINPIQVAIGNLEYDVKAFAAILAARACDVIQPEIQWCGGLTAVRRIAAMAKPYDVPVIPHGAGIYNYHFVQSNLNSPFAEYLSVGDGTKVRPIFEAVIGEPLPVNGHITLGNSPGFGVELNRELLEPINF, encoded by the coding sequence ATGAAGATCACGCAGATCAAGCTTTACAGGATCAAGTCGGGCAATACCGGGGAGAAAGGTGCGCGCTTCGGAGAATCTCAATACTGGGGGGGTGGTTGGCAAACAGGTTCACACATTGCAAATCCAATGTCTATTTACCCAAAGTATGCCAAAGTGCGTACTTCGTGGATGGGGCCTGGCCAAGACCCATATGCTATCGAGATTTTTACCGACGAAGGCGTCACCGGATGCGCCGTCAATTATGGTGGTGGTTATTTTGCCTGCTCTGTGATCGAGCAACATTTCAGTAAATTTTTGATTGGCCAGGACCCATTCAATATCGAGTTGCTCTGGGATCAGATGTATCGATCCACGATGCCTTACGGGCTCGGGGGTGTCACGTCGATGGCCATGAGTGGCGTTGATCTAGCGTTATGGGACCTGATGGGCAAGGCGCTAGGACAGCCCGTATATCGCTTGCTTGGCGGTGAAACCAAAGAGTCAATTCCCTGCTATGTCACCACACATCCAGACCTCGTATCGCACTGGAAAGGCAGCGGCTTTCTGGGTGTAAAGATTGCCGCGCCGTGGGGCGCAGCCGATGGCCGTCCCGGCCTACTCAAGATGCAGAAATGTCTGGAAGATTGCCGCACGACATTGGGCAATGAGATGGAGTTAATGGTCGACTGCTACCTATCGTGGGACATCGAATTTGCTTCCCGGCTGGCAGAGCGTTCACGCGAGTGCGATGTCAAGTGGTATGAGGACCCTCTTCAAAATGGCTGGGCTGAACACATGAATGCAGAATTACGAACACGCATCAATCCTATACAGGTGGCCATTGGGAACCTGGAATACGACGTAAAGGCCTTCGCCGCAATTCTGGCCGCGCGTGCATGTGACGTGATTCAGCCCGAGATTCAGTGGTGCGGCGGACTCACCGCAGTTCGGCGCATCGCTGCCATGGCGAAGCCGTATGATGTCCCAGTCATTCCTCACGGTGCGGGCATCTACAACTATCACTTTGTGCAATCCAACCTGAATTCGCCGTTCGCAGAGTATCTGTCCGTGGGAGATGGGACGAAGGTGCGTCCTATCTTCGAAGCAGTTATTGGTGAGCCGCTTCCCGTCAATGGACATATCACCCTTGGGAACAGTCCAGGCTTCGGCGTTGAACTCAACCGTGAACTACTTGAGCCAATCAACTTCTAA
- a CDS encoding APC family permease — MQSDGAETTAPHLKRSLKLWHLIAYGIVIIQPTAPMGIYGVVSNVARGHVVSTILIAMVAMLFTAVSYGRMARVYPSAGSAYTYVGREINPVAGYIVGWSMLMDYLLNPIVCAIWCSAAARNVLPSIPYASWAVAFVLLFTLLNLRGVKASGHFNGVLAIGMSLVVVIFFAYAIRYLAFIARPVGGEWLTPFYNPSTFSPSLLFRGTSIAVLTYIGFDGISTMSEEVENPRRNIMLATVLTCLIVGILSAIEVYVAQLAWPYHGPFAEAFVDTAYVHVARRIGGSFLFQLLNATLLIANMGSGITAQFGAARLLYGMGRGNALPQRFFGALSPKTAIPRNNVLLVGAVTLLGVFLLTYQRGAELLNFGAFIAFMGVNAAALIHYRFRSKEKVLLPLAIPLAGLLISAFIWLNLGHNAQILGSIWIVLGLALYWARRRTRSGAAAEELMDPMES, encoded by the coding sequence ATGCAATCAGACGGAGCCGAGACAACCGCACCTCATCTTAAGCGGTCGCTAAAGCTGTGGCATCTCATCGCCTACGGCATTGTCATCATCCAGCCCACGGCGCCGATGGGGATCTACGGCGTGGTCAGCAACGTTGCACGCGGCCATGTTGTCTCGACCATCCTCATTGCGATGGTCGCCATGCTCTTCACCGCCGTCAGCTATGGACGCATGGCGCGGGTCTATCCCAGCGCGGGCTCCGCCTACACCTACGTCGGCCGCGAGATCAACCCCGTAGCCGGATACATCGTCGGCTGGTCGATGTTGATGGACTATCTACTCAACCCCATCGTCTGCGCGATCTGGTGCAGCGCCGCAGCGCGGAACGTACTACCCAGCATCCCCTATGCTTCGTGGGCAGTTGCCTTTGTTCTTCTGTTCACGCTGCTCAACCTGCGCGGAGTCAAAGCATCGGGCCACTTTAACGGTGTTCTCGCCATCGGCATGAGCCTGGTCGTCGTCATCTTCTTCGCCTATGCCATCCGCTATCTTGCGTTCATCGCGCGTCCGGTTGGCGGCGAGTGGCTAACGCCCTTCTACAATCCTTCCACCTTTTCTCCGTCTCTGCTCTTTCGCGGGACTTCGATTGCGGTCCTCACTTACATTGGCTTCGACGGCATCTCCACCATGTCGGAAGAGGTAGAGAATCCGCGCCGCAACATCATGCTGGCCACCGTGCTGACGTGCCTTATCGTCGGCATCCTCTCGGCCATCGAGGTCTACGTCGCCCAGCTCGCATGGCCATATCACGGTCCCTTTGCCGAGGCATTCGTCGATACTGCCTATGTCCACGTCGCCCGTCGCATCGGTGGCAGCTTCCTCTTTCAATTGCTCAACGCGACTCTGCTGATCGCAAACATGGGCTCCGGCATCACCGCGCAGTTCGGAGCAGCGCGTCTGCTGTACGGCATGGGCCGCGGGAATGCGTTGCCTCAGCGATTCTTCGGAGCGCTGAGCCCAAAGACCGCGATTCCGCGCAACAATGTGCTTCTGGTAGGAGCCGTCACTCTGCTCGGCGTCTTTCTGCTGACTTATCAGCGCGGCGCGGAGCTGCTCAATTTTGGAGCCTTCATCGCCTTCATGGGGGTCAACGCCGCCGCACTTATCCACTACCGGTTCCGCTCGAAAGAGAAGGTGCTGCTGCCGTTGGCCATCCCACTCGCCGGCCTGCTTATCAGCGCCTTCATTTGGCTCAACCTTGGCCACAATGCACAGATTCTCGGTTCGATATGGATCGTACTTGGACTGGCACTCTACTGGGCTCGCCGCCGTACTCGCAGCGGAGCGGCCGCAGAGGAGCTGATGGATCCGATGGAGAGTTGA
- a CDS encoding sugar phosphate isomerase/epimerase: MFKFSCADFTFPVLERSTALHLVKLLGFDHADIGLFARSTHFSPFDLFASPRSYTAQVLQDLDAAELRVSDVFLQIGVDPSEAAANDPNLAVRLRNRDIFKSALEFCVALGSKHLTGLPGVYHADDSHGRNLDIAAEVCAWRVAECASAGVVYAIEPHIGSICPDVESTHRFLATTEGLTLTLDYGHFIMAGETSDHVHNLLPSASHIHVRGGARERLQTSVAENIIDFPNMLAGLQQLAYGGFLALEYVWVDWKGCNCTDNVSETILLRNALKSTISELMKEAGTRP; encoded by the coding sequence ATGTTTAAGTTCTCCTGTGCAGACTTCACTTTCCCTGTATTGGAGCGATCCACCGCCTTGCATCTGGTAAAGCTGCTCGGATTTGATCATGCGGACATTGGGTTATTCGCACGCAGCACACATTTTTCACCTTTTGATTTATTTGCGTCACCGCGCAGTTATACAGCGCAAGTCCTGCAAGATCTTGATGCAGCGGAACTACGTGTCTCCGATGTGTTTCTTCAAATCGGAGTCGATCCCTCCGAGGCTGCAGCCAACGATCCAAACCTCGCTGTACGCCTTCGGAATCGCGACATCTTTAAAAGCGCACTGGAGTTCTGTGTAGCGCTTGGCTCGAAACATCTGACGGGCCTGCCCGGGGTGTATCACGCTGACGACTCGCACGGCCGAAATTTAGATATCGCCGCGGAAGTTTGCGCGTGGCGCGTCGCGGAATGTGCCAGTGCAGGCGTCGTCTATGCAATTGAGCCTCATATTGGCTCGATCTGCCCTGATGTTGAAAGTACTCATAGATTTCTTGCTACTACCGAAGGATTGACGCTGACATTGGATTATGGGCATTTCATTATGGCAGGTGAAACCTCCGATCACGTACATAATCTGCTTCCATCTGCATCTCATATCCATGTGCGCGGAGGTGCTCGCGAAAGACTTCAAACCTCGGTCGCCGAAAACATAATCGATTTTCCCAACATGCTTGCCGGTCTACAGCAACTCGCTTATGGTGGCTTTCTCGCGCTTGAATATGTGTGGGTGGATTGGAAGGGTTGCAATTGCACGGACAACGTCTCTGAAACTATTCTGCTTAGAAATGCGCTGAAATCAACTATCTCTGAACTGATGAAAGAGGCTGGAACGCGCCCCTAA